From a region of the Mytilus galloprovincialis chromosome 3, xbMytGall1.hap1.1, whole genome shotgun sequence genome:
- the LOC143067686 gene encoding uncharacterized protein LOC143067686 has product MELKVFIVFSVLFCFVRCFPMMADASFIENNPSELYNKDSLLHVLLRHKRSTNNTSSDDGRSAIEKFYDDPNNKAMYLVFPLFVLIISTCCGLYFCDRCRKHLKKKKAEERKKENELLENQEENEENKASTSNSVAGNSSDLNKSARDNGVANSPIALEMSGDINRNDTPLEDVENSPEVKAVNAVPIKHRETSFMTDVQNGNKYDVEPPSKKSSSSTFADDVKSKISSVPNAVADDTLNSDTNGNTIKHDSVIVKRENLKKEHVAKKIKMNENLNDNMVVPEVLNNNNSDQQPEVIKPLPTTREIQVKNTQRRDSFKSTSTVRSNKSLDRKSNGTRSNAAFHEKTTLPDVTKRYSKMDRKFTALSAEAIGEILQYYKDKKHMPDIIPDEDENAAPIRKRFKKAKYKVFNG; this is encoded by the exons ATGGAACTTAAAGTTTTTATAgtatttagtgttttgtttt gTTTTGTCAGATGTTTTCCAATGATGGCTGACGCATCTTTTATCGAAAACAATCCCTCTGAACTATATAACAAAGATTCATTACTCCACGTATTATTACGTCATAAGAGATCGACCAATAATACTTCGTCAGATGACGGAAGGAGTGCGATCGAAAAGTTCTATGATGATCCAAATAATAAAGCCATGTATTTAGTGTTTCCACTGTTCGTCCTTATAATCAGCACATGTTGTGGTCTTTACTTTTGTGATAGATgtaggaaacatttaaaaaagaaaaaagccgaagaaagaaaaaaagaaaatgagctTCTTGAAAACCAggaagaaaacgaagaaaacaaaGCTTCGACATCAAACAGTGTTGCTGGAAATAGTAGTGATTTGAACAAGTCAGCGAGGGATAATGGTGTTGCAAACAGCCCAATTGCATTGGAAATGTCAGGCGATATAAACCGAAATGATACACCACTAGAAGATGTAGAAAACAGTCCCGAGGTCAAAGCGGTTAATGCCGTTCCTATCAAACACAGGGAAACTAGTTTTATGACAGATGTACAAAATGGAAATAAGTATGATGTAGAACCACCATCCAAAAAATCATCGAGCTCTACCTTTGCCGATGACGTCAAATCAAAAATTAGCAGTGTTCCAAATGCTGTTGCCGATGACACATTAAATTCGGATACAAATGGTAATACTATAAAACATGATTCGGTAATAGTTAAAagagaaaatttgaaaaaagaacacGTCGCAAAGAAAATAAAGATGAACGAAAATCTAAACGACAATATGGTCGTTCCTGAAGTATTAAATAACAATAACTCTGATCAGCAACCTGAAGTGATAAAACCATTACCAACGACAAGAGAAATACAAGTAAAGAATACACAGAGACGAGACAGTTTTAAATCAACATCAACTGTACGGAGCAATAAAAGTTTAGATAGAAAATCGAATGGTACACGATCTAATGCTGCATTTCACGAGAAAACGACTTTGCCTGATGTTACGAAAAGATATTCAAAAATGGACAGAAAATTTACTGCATTATCAGCCGAAGCTATAGGAGAAATACTGCAATATTATAAAGACAAAAAACATATGCCAGATATTATTCCAGACGAAGATGAAAATGCAGCTCCTATAAGAAAAAGATTCAAAAAGGCAAAATACAAAGTTTTTAATGGCTAG
- the LOC143067687 gene encoding mannose-P-dolichol utilization defect 1 protein-like, whose translation MGGWDLTTTWPSGNPDHYFQCFQELVERHRFPQRQCMLTLVTTFFGYFLIGTVTISQIPQILKILRRRNASGVSFVSIILMLQASSSKVAYCVQQNFTFSAWGENLVLMVEMVVLVLLLLSYNDRPISAVCFMLFYTLIMLTLIIPLVPTKCITYLNICSIPVLSISRIIQIYTNHKNHDTGQLSGTSSFLCVFQSFGRISTSILLTRDWILILTFVQLLISNLILTLQVIYYRRKNRKLK comes from the exons ATGGGTGGATGGGATTTAACAACAACTTGGCCATCTGGAAATCCTGAtcattattttcaatgttttcaaGAGTTGGTTGAACGTCATCGGTTCCCACAAC GGCAATGTATGCTGACTCTTGTGACGACATTTTTTGGATATTTCCTCATTGGAACAGTTACGATCA GTCAGATTCCACAAATACTTAAAATACTCCGAAGAAGGAACGCAAGTGGTGTTAGCTTTGTCAGTATAATTTTGATGTTGCAAGCATCCTCATCGAAAGTTGCATATTGCGTTCAGCAGAACTTCACATTCAG tGCGTGGGGAGAAAATCTAGTTTTAATGGTGGAAATGGTTGTATTGGTCCTGCTTCTACTCAGTTACAATGACAGACCTATCAGCGCAGTGTGTTTTATGCTATTTTATACTCTCATAATGTTAACACTTATTATACCATTGGTGCCAACGAAATGCATAACGTATTTAAACATTTGCAGTATACCTGTTTTAAGTATAAGCAGG ataattcAGATATACACCAATCACAAAAACCATGACACGGGACAGTTATCCGGGACATCGTCATTTCTTTGTGTTTTCCAAAGTTTTGGAAGAATATCAACATCTATCTTATTGACACGTGACTGGATTCTTATATTAACTTTTGTTCAGTTATTGATATCGAACTTGATTTTGACATTGCAAGTAATATATTACAGAaggaaaaacagaaaattaaagtGA